From one Brevibacterium sp. 'Marine' genomic stretch:
- a CDS encoding cytochrome ubiquinol oxidase subunit I, with the protein MELDPVLIGRWQFGITTVYHFWMVPLTLGLGMLVAILQTIYHRTGNEVYLRSTKFFGKLFLINFIMGVATGLVQEFQFGMAWSEYSRFVGDVFGAPLALEALLAFFLESTFLGLWIFGWGRLPRAVHLGSLWLAVIGTWVSAYFIIVANSWMQHPVGVEMVDGRPVMTDVWAVLGNNTAIAAFTHTIFGALAVGGSFLLGISWYHLYHRRKDGIDTVGADGKVIVGSSKKIPGRDKTDHAVWIKSLRIGAIVGVLAFAGVSITGDVQAKLMFEQQPMKMASAEAACHDGTQFSVLTIADPSSNDCDGVENIFEIPGLLSFLANGDFDTPVHGVTTLLPEYQERYGTHIPDDPRYGEHAGEPIDYQPIMIVTYWGFRMMIGFGALAAGVCVIGLWLARKGTVPESKWLSRGFVLAITTPFLANSAGWIFTEMGRQPFVVAPNPAQLDGVYMYTQAALSPEVTPAMLLFSLISLATVYGILMVVELRLITKYVKGGVASAMPELDQTNTKPTITDNGDDVLSFAY; encoded by the coding sequence ATGGAGCTGGACCCGGTCCTCATCGGACGGTGGCAATTCGGAATCACAACGGTCTACCACTTCTGGATGGTGCCGTTGACCCTGGGGCTGGGCATGCTCGTGGCGATCCTGCAGACGATCTACCACCGCACCGGCAACGAGGTGTATCTGCGGAGCACGAAGTTCTTCGGCAAGCTCTTCCTCATCAACTTCATCATGGGAGTGGCCACCGGCCTGGTCCAGGAATTCCAGTTCGGCATGGCGTGGAGCGAATACTCCCGCTTCGTCGGCGACGTCTTCGGCGCACCTCTGGCGTTGGAGGCCCTGCTGGCCTTCTTCCTCGAATCGACGTTCCTCGGCTTGTGGATCTTCGGCTGGGGCAGACTGCCGCGGGCGGTCCACCTCGGTTCGCTGTGGCTGGCCGTCATCGGCACGTGGGTCTCGGCCTATTTCATCATCGTCGCGAACTCCTGGATGCAGCATCCCGTCGGCGTCGAGATGGTCGACGGCCGGCCGGTGATGACCGACGTCTGGGCGGTGCTCGGCAACAACACCGCCATCGCCGCCTTCACGCACACGATCTTCGGCGCCCTGGCCGTCGGCGGTTCCTTCCTCCTCGGCATCTCGTGGTACCACCTCTACCACCGGCGCAAGGACGGAATCGACACCGTCGGAGCCGACGGCAAGGTCATCGTCGGTTCCTCGAAGAAGATTCCCGGACGGGACAAGACAGACCATGCGGTGTGGATCAAGTCCCTGCGCATCGGTGCGATCGTCGGTGTCCTCGCCTTCGCCGGCGTCTCGATCACCGGTGACGTCCAAGCCAAGCTGATGTTCGAGCAGCAGCCCATGAAGATGGCCTCCGCCGAGGCGGCCTGCCACGACGGCACCCAATTCTCCGTTCTCACGATCGCCGACCCCTCGTCGAATGACTGCGACGGCGTGGAGAACATCTTCGAGATCCCCGGTCTGCTGTCGTTCCTGGCCAATGGGGACTTCGACACCCCCGTCCACGGTGTGACGACGCTGCTGCCCGAATACCAGGAGCGCTATGGCACCCACATCCCCGACGACCCGCGCTACGGCGAACACGCCGGCGAACCGATCGACTACCAGCCGATCATGATCGTCACCTACTGGGGCTTCCGGATGATGATCGGCTTCGGCGCCCTGGCCGCCGGGGTCTGCGTCATCGGACTGTGGCTGGCCCGCAAGGGCACGGTGCCCGAGTCCAAGTGGCTCAGCCGCGGCTTCGTCCTGGCCATCACGACACCGTTCCTCGCGAACTCGGCCGGATGGATCTTCACCGAGATGGGCCGTCAGCCCTTCGTCGTGGCCCCGAACCCGGCCCAGCTCGACGGGGTGTATATGTACACCCAAGCGGCGCTGTCACCCGAGGTGACACCGGCAATGCTGCTGTTCTCACTGATCAGCCTGGCCACCGTCTACGGAATTCTGATGGTCGTCGAACTGCGACTGATCACGAAGTACGTCAAGGGCGGAGTCGCCTCGGCGATGCCCGAACTCGACCAGACGAATACGAAGCCCACGATCACCGACAACGGCGACGACGTCCTGTCGTTCGCGTACTGA
- the cydB gene encoding cytochrome d ubiquinol oxidase subunit II produces MEILATIWFVLIVVLWMGYLFLDGFDLGVGMMMPFLSRSERSKRVLLNSIGPVWEGNEVWLITAAGAMFAAFPHWYASLFSALYIPLTICLLALIFRAVAIEYRGKGHSQRWKSFWTWAVAVGSAGTAVCIGAMLALTTIGLPLNDHGDMVGGPFAWMSWPALVGGLGGLGFSLAHGLIFLGLKTQGEVRARSRRWAGRIMLPAAIPFLIWFASSITQRTWLVVPVLIAIAALIAAYFAVRAGAEKRAFILHGIYLIAGLAAVFSGAFPNVLPSTLDPSNSLTIGAASSSDYTLNVMLIVTIVILPIIIAYQIFSYRMFLGRIAETHIPEAHKLPVAIRS; encoded by the coding sequence ATGGAAATCCTCGCCACAATCTGGTTCGTCCTCATCGTCGTGCTCTGGATGGGATACCTCTTCCTCGACGGCTTCGACCTCGGTGTGGGCATGATGATGCCCTTCCTCAGTCGCAGCGAACGCAGCAAACGCGTTCTGCTCAACTCGATCGGCCCGGTCTGGGAGGGCAACGAAGTCTGGCTGATCACCGCGGCCGGAGCGATGTTCGCCGCCTTCCCGCACTGGTACGCCTCACTGTTCTCCGCGCTCTACATTCCCCTGACGATCTGCCTGCTCGCACTGATCTTCCGCGCCGTGGCCATCGAATACCGCGGCAAGGGGCACTCGCAGCGGTGGAAGTCCTTCTGGACCTGGGCCGTGGCCGTGGGCTCGGCCGGAACTGCCGTCTGCATCGGAGCGATGCTGGCGCTGACGACCATCGGGCTGCCGCTCAATGATCACGGCGATATGGTCGGCGGCCCCTTCGCCTGGATGTCGTGGCCGGCGCTCGTCGGCGGCCTCGGCGGACTCGGCTTCTCCCTGGCCCACGGGCTCATCTTCCTCGGACTCAAGACCCAGGGCGAAGTCCGGGCACGGTCGCGGCGCTGGGCCGGGAGGATCATGCTGCCGGCGGCGATCCCGTTCCTCATCTGGTTCGCCTCCTCGATCACTCAGCGGACCTGGCTCGTCGTTCCGGTGCTCATTGCGATTGCCGCGCTCATCGCCGCGTACTTCGCGGTGCGCGCCGGAGCCGAGAAGAGAGCGTTCATTCTGCACGGGATCTATCTCATCGCAGGACTGGCAGCGGTCTTCTCCGGTGCCTTCCCGAACGTTCTGCCCTCGACGCTCGACCCGTCGAACTCGCTGACGATCGGTGCAGCCTCGTCGTCGGACTACACCCTGAACGTCATGCTCATCGTGACGATCGTGATCCTGCCGATCATCATCGCCTACCAGATCTTCAGCTACCGGATGTTCCTCGGCCGCATCGCCGAGACCCACATCCCCGAAGCGCACAAGCTGCCGGTGGCGATCCGATCGTGA
- a CDS encoding BlaI/MecI/CopY family transcriptional regulator, with amino-acid sequence MGTLGELERSVMDAIWVHDDGLSAAELREVLSDRELALTTVHTVLSRLEKKGFVTRDRSIRPHRYIAVSTREDHVAELMTEMLSQAPDRQAVLARFLGTVSEADTKALRNLLGRNHSTQS; translated from the coding sequence GTGGGAACACTGGGTGAACTCGAACGCAGCGTCATGGACGCCATCTGGGTCCACGATGACGGGCTGAGTGCCGCCGAGCTCCGCGAAGTCCTCTCGGACCGCGAGCTCGCGCTGACGACGGTCCATACGGTTCTGTCTCGGCTCGAGAAGAAGGGATTCGTCACTCGCGATCGCAGCATCCGTCCGCACCGCTACATCGCGGTCTCGACCCGTGAGGATCACGTGGCGGAGCTGATGACCGAGATGCTGTCTCAGGCACCGGATCGTCAGGCTGTGCTCGCCCGCTTCCTCGGCACCGTCTCGGAGGCCGACACCAAGGCGCTGCGCAATCTGCTCGGGCGCAATCACTCGACGCAGTCCTGA
- a CDS encoding M56 family metallopeptidase — protein MTIVGIILAVLAFLLAWPVPAALARFRGDPISEVVLWQAVGLSGGLSLIGAALAFAVAPGTTSLPQGLFDLMRGKDHTQLSLLAWIFLVIAVVLIARLLGCLVLTFYSARKTRLRHDEILHLLSEPSIAYPDTRIITTDEAVAYCLPKGPRKGTAVLSTGLLKALDEDERTAVIAHERAHLDFRHDVLVIPFAAWHRALPYFSATAIGLNSVNRLIELMADDQARDHVDPQILARAVSSAAAISPEHRSDLSAQRILRLSRPLDPARIPVRLMSIGLAVLLLLLPTLLIVTPSAFGI, from the coding sequence ATGACCATCGTGGGAATCATTCTGGCCGTGCTGGCTTTTCTGCTGGCATGGCCTGTTCCTGCGGCACTTGCTCGTTTCCGCGGTGATCCGATCTCCGAGGTCGTCCTGTGGCAGGCCGTCGGACTCTCGGGTGGCCTGTCGCTCATCGGCGCCGCTCTCGCTTTCGCCGTCGCCCCGGGCACGACGAGTCTCCCCCAGGGACTCTTCGATCTCATGCGGGGCAAGGACCACACCCAGCTGTCGCTCCTGGCGTGGATCTTCCTCGTCATCGCCGTAGTCCTCATCGCTCGGCTGCTCGGCTGTCTGGTCCTCACGTTCTATTCGGCGCGGAAGACCCGCCTGCGCCACGACGAGATCCTCCATCTGCTCAGCGAACCGTCGATCGCCTACCCTGACACCCGCATCATCACCACCGATGAAGCCGTCGCCTACTGTCTGCCCAAGGGGCCGCGGAAGGGCACCGCGGTCCTGTCCACCGGTCTGCTCAAGGCCCTCGACGAGGACGAACGCACCGCCGTCATCGCCCATGAGCGGGCCCATCTGGATTTCCGGCACGATGTGCTCGTCATCCCCTTTGCCGCATGGCATCGGGCCCTGCCGTACTTCTCGGCCACGGCCATCGGGCTGAATTCGGTGAATCGACTCATCGAGCTCATGGCCGATGATCAGGCGCGTGACCATGTCGATCCGCAGATCCTGGCCCGGGCGGTCAGCTCAGCCGCAGCGATCAGTCCCGAGCATCGCAGCGACCTGTCCGCTCAGCGCATCCTGCGCCTGTCACGCCCCTTGGATCCGGCGCGGATCCCCGTGCGCCTGATGTCGATCGGGCTGGCAGTTCTGCTTCTGCTCCTGCCGACCCTGCTCATCGTCACGCCCTCGGCATTCGGCATCTGA
- the cydC gene encoding thiol reductant ABC exporter subunit CydC produces the protein MSSPLSILLELPTGRRGLALSVFSALCRAVGIVLIAEALVRAIIGHSVPGVWVFLGALGALLRGGGLWLDRSLGTTLAAESKQGLRRSILSGLLRGRGRPRTNAAVTVTRGIDDLDDYFTTVVPALTAAAVVPIVLLVRIVFSDVLSAVIIAVCLPLVPVFMVLIGRYTAESTSATLAALERLSDHLAELAEGLPALIGLGRSRDHAARLRELGQRYHAANLSTLRIAFLSSLALELIATISVALVAVVIGLRLVNGTMDLGDGLLVLLIAPECFIPLRELGAGYHASENGREARGRAQALISETQTAASRPTTAAATEATAAAEATADRGHALNTTGRPGEQRVLYADGTLITWSGAIDAQPGVTTISGRSGTGKTTVLGALVGSLPADAHSTVVPVAAAYVPQAPRMFAETIGAELALFGLDEDRARSALFAAGLPTDLRVQTAALSPGQQRRLALLRVRHRLGDGGGLLVLDEPTAHLDADNADIVIAMIAEAAATNRVVLASHDVRVRALADTEIRPEKSRIDGAETAESATAAESAAAAETAAAGQRWSSAAEAPATQTRDDSGPKSLLGSGSGQRDRTRAKPQSRDRTDAERQSGTQARTGTEARTAALRRRWSVLNSSLPLFTPTMLVAALTACASSLAAIALTAVSAWLIVEASYQPPIMLLMVAIVGVRFFGLSRSVLLYASRLKLHSAIFAALTRLRTRLWEHFERVGMSDRRLLTSDSALRAMVADADDVRDLVPRTLFPPLVSVLVVMGVSITAALLHVESLVWLVLLGAVNLIIVPIIVIRAESRLAHGIREGRNQILSALTRALNAKDDLRTNRVDTEVIGQLAELEHDLAAKQKASARNFGLAQLWLQLSTFATAVILAVSTDAPTEIVAVLSLMALGLGEVFASALEAFRQLPALGSALDCLPDSDNAEAREAEVSGPDAERTAPAAGTTAEEIDDSSRHCDPAAELVGVDALEFDEITVGWDDRAVVAGLGLRAERGRWTVLCGDSGTGKTTSLSVLLRFLDPWSGSYRACDRTGVGHDMLTRSPADLVGRIAWCPQEAHVFRSTVRGNLALARQTVPGDDEMAIALRAAGLGDWADAAGLDRWVGDHGTEISGGQRQRLAVARTLLTGADVIVLDEPTAHLDDETARLLIDDLRENLRDRTVVMVTHDRRLIADGDEVVDLGTVEPGAADLGSRDPEGEHSRV, from the coding sequence GTGAGCTCGCCCCTGTCGATCCTGCTCGAACTGCCGACCGGTCGGCGGGGGCTGGCACTCTCGGTGTTCTCCGCCCTGTGTCGGGCGGTGGGGATCGTCCTCATCGCCGAAGCGCTGGTGCGCGCCATCATCGGCCACAGCGTACCCGGGGTGTGGGTGTTCCTCGGCGCCCTCGGTGCACTGCTGCGCGGCGGCGGTCTCTGGCTCGACCGCAGTTTGGGCACCACCTTGGCCGCTGAATCGAAACAGGGTCTGCGTCGCTCGATCCTTTCGGGTCTGCTTCGCGGGCGGGGACGCCCGCGGACGAATGCGGCGGTCACGGTCACCCGCGGAATCGACGATCTCGATGACTACTTCACCACGGTGGTGCCGGCCCTGACCGCGGCCGCCGTGGTGCCCATCGTCCTGCTGGTGCGCATCGTCTTCAGCGACGTCCTCTCCGCGGTCATCATCGCGGTATGTCTGCCGCTGGTTCCGGTGTTCATGGTGCTCATCGGCCGTTATACGGCGGAGTCGACCTCGGCGACGCTGGCGGCTCTGGAGCGGCTGTCGGATCATCTGGCCGAACTCGCCGAAGGGCTTCCCGCGCTCATCGGCCTCGGGCGTTCACGTGATCATGCGGCTCGGCTGCGGGAACTGGGGCAGCGCTACCATGCGGCGAACCTGTCGACGCTGCGCATCGCGTTCCTCTCGAGTCTGGCGCTCGAGCTCATCGCCACGATCTCGGTGGCACTCGTCGCCGTGGTCATCGGTCTGCGCCTGGTCAACGGGACGATGGACCTGGGCGACGGCCTGCTGGTCCTGCTCATCGCGCCCGAATGCTTCATTCCTCTGCGGGAGCTCGGCGCCGGCTACCACGCGAGCGAGAACGGTCGCGAAGCGCGGGGGAGAGCCCAGGCGCTGATATCAGAGACTCAGACGGCAGCCAGCCGACCGACGACGGCCGCTGCCACCGAGGCGACGGCTGCCGCTGAGGCGACGGCCGACCGGGGACATGCGCTCAACACCACCGGTCGGCCGGGTGAGCAGCGCGTTCTCTATGCCGACGGCACGCTCATCACCTGGTCGGGCGCCATTGACGCTCAGCCGGGCGTGACGACGATCAGCGGCCGGTCGGGGACAGGCAAGACCACTGTGCTCGGTGCGCTGGTCGGCAGCCTGCCGGCCGATGCGCACTCCACTGTCGTTCCCGTTGCTGCAGCCTATGTGCCGCAGGCTCCACGGATGTTCGCCGAGACCATCGGTGCCGAACTCGCCCTCTTCGGACTCGACGAGGACAGAGCGCGGTCGGCCCTGTTCGCCGCGGGGCTGCCCACCGATCTGCGGGTGCAGACTGCGGCGCTGAGCCCCGGCCAGCAGCGCCGGCTGGCGCTGTTGCGTGTGCGGCACCGCCTCGGTGATGGGGGCGGGCTGCTCGTCCTCGACGAACCCACCGCCCACCTCGATGCCGACAATGCCGACATCGTCATCGCCATGATCGCCGAGGCGGCCGCCACCAACCGGGTGGTCCTCGCCAGCCATGACGTACGGGTTCGCGCCCTGGCCGACACCGAGATCCGCCCGGAGAAATCACGAATCGACGGGGCCGAGACTGCGGAGTCGGCGACGGCGGCGGAGTCGGCGGCTGCGGCGGAGACCGCAGCCGCAGGTCAGCGGTGGAGCTCCGCTGCGGAGGCTCCCGCTACACAGACCAGGGACGACTCCGGTCCGAAAAGTCTGCTGGGTTCGGGCAGCGGGCAGCGAGATCGGACGCGTGCGAAGCCGCAGTCGCGAGACCGAACCGATGCCGAGCGGCAGTCGGGCACACAAGCACGGACGGGAACCGAAGCCCGGACAGCGGCACTGCGCCGGCGGTGGTCTGTTCTGAACTCGAGTCTTCCGCTCTTCACCCCGACCATGCTGGTGGCCGCCCTGACCGCGTGCGCGTCCAGTCTCGCGGCCATCGCCTTGACCGCGGTCTCTGCATGGCTCATCGTCGAAGCCTCCTACCAGCCGCCCATCATGCTGCTCATGGTCGCCATCGTCGGCGTGCGCTTCTTCGGGCTCAGCCGGTCCGTGCTCCTCTATGCCAGCCGACTGAAGCTGCATTCGGCGATCTTCGCCGCCCTCACGCGACTGCGCACCCGACTGTGGGAGCACTTCGAGCGTGTGGGCATGAGTGATCGGCGTCTGCTCACCTCGGACTCGGCGCTGCGCGCCATGGTCGCTGACGCCGATGACGTCCGCGACTTGGTGCCCCGGACTCTGTTCCCGCCTCTCGTCTCCGTCCTGGTCGTCATGGGTGTGAGCATCACGGCGGCACTTCTCCACGTGGAGTCTCTGGTCTGGCTCGTCCTGCTGGGCGCCGTCAACCTCATCATCGTCCCGATCATCGTGATACGGGCAGAGAGCCGCTTGGCGCACGGAATCCGGGAGGGGCGCAATCAGATCCTGTCCGCACTCACGCGCGCTCTCAACGCGAAGGACGATCTGCGTACGAACCGGGTCGACACTGAGGTGATCGGCCAGTTGGCGGAGCTCGAACACGATCTCGCAGCGAAGCAGAAGGCGTCCGCCCGCAATTTCGGCCTTGCCCAACTGTGGCTGCAGCTGAGCACCTTCGCCACCGCAGTCATCCTGGCGGTGTCCACGGACGCTCCGACCGAGATCGTCGCCGTGCTCTCGCTCATGGCGCTGGGACTGGGCGAAGTGTTCGCCTCGGCGCTCGAGGCATTCCGCCAACTTCCCGCCCTGGGATCGGCACTGGACTGTCTGCCCGATTCAGACAATGCGGAGGCCCGCGAAGCGGAGGTGTCGGGACCCGACGCCGAGAGAACAGCTCCTGCCGCCGGAACGACGGCCGAAGAGATCGACGATTCGTCCCGCCACTGTGACCCCGCGGCCGAGCTCGTCGGTGTCGACGCCCTCGAATTCGATGAGATCACCGTCGGATGGGACGACCGGGCGGTCGTCGCAGGGCTCGGCCTGCGAGCCGAACGCGGACGGTGGACCGTGCTGTGCGGCGACAGCGGAACCGGAAAGACGACGAGCCTGAGCGTGCTCCTGCGGTTCCTCGACCCCTGGTCCGGAAGCTACCGTGCCTGTGACCGGACCGGGGTCGGCCACGATATGCTCACACGCTCACCAGCGGACCTGGTCGGCCGCATCGCCTGGTGCCCGCAGGAAGCACATGTCTTCCGATCCACCGTGCGCGGCAATCTCGCCCTGGCGAGGCAGACGGTGCCCGGAGACGACGAGATGGCCATCGCGCTGAGAGCGGCAGGGTTGGGCGACTGGGCCGACGCCGCGGGGCTCGACCGGTGGGTCGGCGATCACGGTACGGAGATCTCCGGTGGTCAGCGCCAGCGATTGGCGGTGGCCAGAACCCTGCTGACCGGTGCCGACGTGATCGTCCTCGACGAGCCGACGGCACACTTGGACGATGAGACGGCACGGCTGCTCATCGACGACCTGCGCGAGAACCTCCGCGATCGCACGGTCGTCATGGTCACTCACGACAGGCGACTGATCGCGGATGGCGATGAGGTCGTCGACCTCGGCACAGTCGAACCGGGTGCAGCGGACCTCGGCTCACGCGATCCCGAGGGCGAACACTCGAGAGTCTGA